The Gemmatimonadota bacterium nucleotide sequence GCAACTCCGCGATTCCGGAGGAACCGCACGATGACATTCGAACAGATCGCGCATGTCGCCAAGATCATGGCGCTGCTCGCCTGCCTGCCGCTTACTGCGGCTTCCCCTGCCGCATCGGCCCAGGACACAACCCGCCTGCGCGCGGTACCGCCGCCGGTCGTCACTCCACCCTTCATGCAGCGCGCCTACGAGCGGGGATGGAGAGACAGGGACGGCTCGCCCGGCGAGGACTACTGGATCCAGGGCGGCACCTACGAGCTCGCGGCCAGGCTTTTTCCCGACGAATCCCGAGTGGAAGGCAGCGTGCGCATACTCTACGCGAGCGCGGCGCCAGGACGATTTCCCACGGTCTGGCTGCACCTCCATCAGAACCTTCATTCCGAAGGGGTTCCCAGGGAGGAGCCCGTCGAGATAACGGGAGGCATCAACGTGCGCGGCGTCGCCGTGGACGGCGACCCGCTGGAGGAGCTCGACGACCCGATCACCCCCGGTCAGACAGGGTACCACATCGCCGGGACCTTGATGGAAATCGCGCCCCGGGAGCCTCTCCAGGCCGGGGATTCCATGGAAATCACGATGGATTTCGACTTCGTCGTGCCGGAGAGCGGAGCGGGACGCATGGGGCGCTCCGAACGCGAAGTCTACTTCATCGGGTACTGGTTCCCCAAGATGGCGGTTCTGGACGACCTGCGCATCTGGAACGTCGACCCCTACCTGGGCAGGGGAGAGTTCTACGACGGCTTCGCCGACTACTCGGTCGAGATCTCGGTGCCGGAAGGATGGACGGTGATGGGAACCGGGGAGCTGCAAAATCCGCAGGAGGTTTTTTCGGCCCTGACTCTCGAACGCCTGGCCGAAGCCCGCGAATCCGACTCACGCGTGGTCATCGCCGGCCGCGGGGAACGGGGAATTGGCGCCGTGACTCGCGAGGGGGTCAACGGCTGGCTTACCTATCGTTTCAGCGCCACGCAGGTGCGCGATTTCGCGTGGACCGCCTCCAACGTTCAGAACTGGGATGCGGTGTCGGCGGTGGTCGGAGACGTGGACGGCGACGGAGAGGACGATCGCACCTTGGTGCATTCCTTCTGGCGGCCCGAACGGGCGCCGCTATGGGAAGAGCAATGGCGCTGGGCGAAGTTCTCGATCGAGCACCATTCGGACTACACCGGTTTCCCGTATCCCTGGCCCCACATGACCTCGGTCGAAGGCGCGGACATCATCGGCGGCGGGATGGAGTACCCGATGCTCACCGTCATGGGGTCGTACGAGGGAGGCGGTGAACAGGACCTCTTCAACGTCACCTCCCACGAGATCGGGCACATGTGGATCCCGATGATCGTCGGCACCAACGAAAAGGCCTACGCGTGGATGGACGAGGGCGCCACCACCTTTCTGGAGGGCGAGAGCCGCATGGAGTTCTGGCCGGGCGTCGACCATCACAGGGTCGAGGCACGCAGCTACCTGCAGGTGGCGCACGCCGGATTGGAGGCATCCATGATGCGGCACTCGGACGCCTTCCCGCCCGGTCCCGCCTACGGCGTTGCCGCGTACGTGAAACCTGCAGCTCTGATGGTCGCGCTCCGCGAGCTGATTGGGAAGGAAGCCTTCGACAACGCCTACCGCACCTTCATCGACGAGTGGGCCTACAAACACCCGACTCCGTGGGATTTCTTCAACACCTTCGAACGCTTCGCCGAGCAGGATCTGGACTGGTTCTGGAGCGGCTATTTCTTCGAACCATGGCCGATGGACCACGCAGTGGGCATGGTGAGGACGGGAGCGGGCGCAGGACCTGCGGTGACGATCGAAGACCGCGGTTTCGCACCGTTCCCGACCTCCGTTCGCGTCACGACCTCGTCCGGCGAGATCTTGGAGTTCGCGATACCCGTCGAACACTGGCTCGAGGGCAACGGAGAGTATTTGATCGAGATGTCGCCTTCGGTCGGGTCGGTGGTGAGGGTGGAAATCGACCCGTCAGGAACCGCCCCCGACTCCGACCGAGACAACAATATCTGGCCTCGCGGTTAGCCGGACGGAAGGAACGCCGCCCTTCCGCCTGTTAGCTAGCGCCCCGAGCCGCGCTTGCCGGTCGGCCTGCTCGACCGTGAGGACCCGGTCGACGCCCGGGGCGGCGTTCGCGGACGGGCGGAGCTGCTCGACGCCCGGGGCGGCGTTCGCGGACGGGCCGAGTTGCTCGATGCCCGGGGCGGCGTTCGCGGACGGGCGGAGCTGCTCGATGCCCGGGGCGGCGTTCGCGGACGGGCGGAGCTNNNNNNNNNN carries:
- a CDS encoding M1 family metallopeptidase, with amino-acid sequence MTFEQIAHVAKIMALLACLPLTAASPAASAQDTTRLRAVPPPVVTPPFMQRAYERGWRDRDGSPGEDYWIQGGTYELAARLFPDESRVEGSVRILYASAAPGRFPTVWLHLHQNLHSEGVPREEPVEITGGINVRGVAVDGDPLEELDDPITPGQTGYHIAGTLMEIAPREPLQAGDSMEITMDFDFVVPESGAGRMGRSEREVYFIGYWFPKMAVLDDLRIWNVDPYLGRGEFYDGFADYSVEISVPEGWTVMGTGELQNPQEVFSALTLERLAEARESDSRVVIAGRGERGIGAVTREGVNGWLTYRFSATQVRDFAWTASNVQNWDAVSAVVGDVDGDGEDDRTLVHSFWRPERAPLWEEQWRWAKFSIEHHSDYTGFPYPWPHMTSVEGADIIGGGMEYPMLTVMGSYEGGGEQDLFNVTSHEIGHMWIPMIVGTNEKAYAWMDEGATTFLEGESRMEFWPGVDHHRVEARSYLQVAHAGLEASMMRHSDAFPPGPAYGVAAYVKPAALMVALRELIGKEAFDNAYRTFIDEWAYKHPTPWDFFNTFERFAEQDLDWFWSGYFFEPWPMDHAVGMVRTGAGAGPAVTIEDRGFAPFPTSVRVTTSSGEILEFAIPVEHWLEGNGEYLIEMSPSVGSVVRVEIDPSGTAPDSDRDNNIWPRG